In Episyrphus balteatus chromosome 4, idEpiBalt1.1, whole genome shotgun sequence, the sequence agaaacaactaatcagctcccgttttttgagatattaccgttagaaaatgcaaaaatacgtttttttgaattcttcggaccttattcttttgtataaagaaaattgtttgagcatattttgtaacggtttctataaaaactgttttccatctttcgacacctgtttaaatcttttcaatatcttttatattgcccgagatatctcaaactgaagtaagtgggtttggcttcatatatcataaagaagataatgacgttataaaatttataaaaataccaaacaacttaggatatctcgggcagtaaaaaagatattggaaagatttaaacagatttaaaaaggtggtaaatagtacttatgaaaacaattttccttatataaaagaataaggtccgaagtactgcattttctaacggtaatatttcaaaaacaggagctgattaattttttttgacttcagattcgagttcagcacaccgaaaaccttcagaaaagtatatttttgtttcggcaacaaaaaaaaagtttaattttgttaaccagtgtaatacattacataatacatattttcactatccgcatgttttgagaaaaactaaaaacgcagttatgttagaactgcaaacagcattacgtatgttaaatttaatcaaaatcattagagccgttttcgagaaagttgcaataactccaaaactttgtatgggaggtatatgtttaaagcgagatattaaaaaacaaaaaaaaaaaacaaccttggaaattacaaaaaaatcatctgtaccaaatttcaaaaaaatccctcaacccgtttaggctgcagcttcatgtacagctttttgtgacgacgcaccgacggacgtcatgacgaaaaccactttttcggacttctccatcatcgtaatgttagttttgattaaaacctcgaattttttttttacacgaaaccaatacttgccctattgagcaagtaaaaactatacctttactcagcttaaactttatacccgctttgagtatagattttaagatcaacgcaatatgggagtgtttttatatgtttttggggatgagaaatctagctgcaatgttagtttttacaaatttctgaaattttataaacaaaaagaacTATCTGAAAATCGGTAAgagtcattttaaacaaaatgagtaaatattataattgatgtctagcaagacaattaaatctttgaaattttcaaatcggttcattagtgcctgagatatgaccaattgtttataactcgCTCTATCTTATAATCTTttattatttccaaaaataaagcaaaagtAAATACCAAACATCACAAGATTGATacctgaaaaataaaatggaagGCTGCGAgttgcattgaaaaaataaatcaatgatataattaaatgatataaaaaaatcatttgaaagcaaaactaaaaaaaaaattggactaTCTTTGGGATTCGAACCCCCTCTGGTGCTTCAACTTTCAACGTTTTAAAACCCTGATCTGCAAAATCTATATACGTATAGCTGTCTTAAGTTGGAGTTGGCGTCATATAAAGGGtgtccaaaaaattatataaaactattatgttaaaaagtttaattgcgaagcaaaaaaaaaaattagcccaccggagaatcaattttgaggtataaaactaaaaaattcgtgggctgatttttttttcgctccGCATTTAAACTTTgggattaaaaatttttttccgctttgcttcggaattaaattgaatctaCTTATAAGTAACTTTATaactcaactttttttatttggaatttcCTAAATAATTGTAGGGAAAAGTATTTTGACACTCATTTGGATAAACTTATTTCTCACCTGAAATGGAAAATAACTACCCCAGTGAAAAGTAAAAttgaatcggtgattgttaaaacaacataagtaacatttttatttttttttcaggagagaCAAAAAACTCTGTATTTTTGACGACGCGGCCGCATTGACAATTTTAGCTTTAAATTCGGTTTAGAGGCCTTGTTGAGAGTTAAAACTtactaaaagttttaaaaaatatctttatcaaagaagatttaacaaaaaataaatattttgtatatgttgttttaacacccAACGTTTTGTTGGGAGTCAAAACCACTTAATTACTTGgaaataatgttgttttgacACTCATTTTACATCCAAAGTATTAGCAAATTTAATGATATTTGAAGATAGTTCTTGTAAAGTAAGTTAACTGCACCGATTCATAAGTTAGGTCTGAGCAAATTTTCATCAAAGTTTTAAGGTTTCTTGAAATCattaagaaattttgaattcaCTCAACCTTGTCCCAAATTATATAGTAAGCCCTAGGAAGGGGTTGCAGGGGCCATTATGCCCCCCATACTCACCTAAATTTAATAAGCCCTGAACTTTATATagcatttaaattatttttaagaatgtGGTTCTTACGGGCAGATGTTCTTGTTTTCTACTTGCAAGTGGAAAAACGAAATAATGCCCGATAGGCTTAATTTCGTTGTTGAAATGGAAATAAGGCCGCAAGCATTGTCATGGCCTAATTTCCATTACAAACGGAAATAAGGGCATATGCGGCCCGATTGTACCGTGTATTCAATGCTTTAGGTAATAAGCACaatcaggggcggatccaggatttttttctggggggggcacaagggacggattgtcaaaaaaaaacagcaataacagttagaaataaagtgaagtaccatacgactgactaagaagcagaaaattttaacgacccacagtggtctaaaacctggccaaaaatatttaggcacatttcccacatcaaataggtaccaaatgaccaaaaagttattcggaaggaaaaattttctttttcttgttacagtaaaagccacttaagtgctaaccctcttactcctggaagaaaaaaaatataaaaaatcagaaaatgcacgtacaattctttatttaattttttgacttaagttgtttcaccaaatagtttttgagaaattaagttttaaagatgaaattttgaaaaaataatgtgtacgttttttaattgattttgtataaaattttgcaatattatggacataattataacattagttaatgacctagtagtttttagtcaaatactaaagacttcattctaataaatattaaagttactaagaataacaaaaaaaaaactgaatcatacttttttgccgggaaacccagttttgtttttttttatttgcattaaccttttgtaacccaaggtcgtaaatttaaaaattaataagtcaatcgattggcctttatctttaataaaacacgtattttttaaaaattcaataaagtcattatttacttagttatttcgatattttgggagtaaaaaaaaagtttaaataatttatttttatataaaaatgcaaaaattcaagcaaaaaactatctaatattaattttaaggcactttcctaaaatccaaaaataaaaccccgtgcggtttactaacaaaaactattttttttctgaatttcgtagtttttacacaaatttgcttattttcaaaaaaagcccaactttcaacattaactgtcaattaaaaactattggtgctatttattagaaatttgaagtactatttcgataaagcaatacttaaagattataatattagaagcttcaaaagaaaaaaaaatagtttgtagagcttttatgcaatctttttcggtttgttacagacatgtcacatggggctacaaggggttaaattgttttatacctcaagaatattgtgttcaaattgtaggtctcttggagccaaattgaccaagttatgagtattttaatacttcccttaggaacgttttagtcttttagtccagagttcaaaactttaaatcgttatccccacaactaatgttttcaacgccggtgctcctcataacttcaaaactactgcaccgatttttttgaaatttggaacactattttttttacatatttttagaggtatccctggagaaattttctcaataaaataatatttataaaaatctataagtaagggtcgcttttgaggagttttttttcaaggggtctttattttcggggtgcaaacttgggcaaactgctgaaatgcaagtttgttctacatatccagcagttctataatatatagtttatgcaattttgtgacgtgttccgctattttaaaaacactaatgttaaaaaaaaaaaaacaacgaaaaaagtgcaaattttttgacccctctgtatgaaaaaatagagttgcatatacaattattttttttatatcattcaatgtcattcgatgtccatatcaaaatttttcaccaaaatcactttgaaaattcactttttttataaatcgaaaaaaaaaattcgtgtgtacccaacaaatagccgtttatttatttgtgaggtggagctattCATGGGAAAGGaatgcaacaatcaacaaaattcgcattttcagccagaaatagacaagagtttcactcaagttctttctgttattattcatatatttttaaaactcttatagtttgatttcctttaagtatgaactttaagttctggggggggcacgtgcccccgtgccccccccccctggatccgcctatgaGCACAATGGGGCAACACTCAGAAAAGCTGGCATTTAATCAAATCACGAAGTTGAGTTTTGTCTTGAATAATCCAACTATTTCTCTTCTAAATATAATAGAGAATTAAAAACGAGagatagaaaattaatttaaacctCGTTAGACATttaagtctttgaatttttcaaatcggttcattaatccCTGAGATATGactaattgtttataataaaagcttaaaagagagagtgagttataaacaattggtcatatctagggttgccagatatattttgacgaaactagtaatcgagatgtaaaatcccggactttcccggacaaattaggacacaaaaaagagtacaaaactaggacaaaaggaatgcatagttttttaaaaacaaaaaaaagcggaacaatcttttcaaaatttaactaaaaatcacatttttaggtaatattacaaaaattggaatgtagttacagtaaaaaaaaatttaaaattccgttaaaatccaattgctcaaaattttaaacgatttagagccaatttttcaatcttctaataaaaggtcagttaactgttcgacgaataaagttattaggctcataagcaatcagataaaaacattgaatttttcaatcaagaataatttattctacagaataacaaaaaaaaattgtcaaattcaaaaatatttaaaattaaacgtcatttttattcatgattgtttttgttttcttgtgttccactgtatttctttttaaattctttcaaaacagctttgacaactgacacaatatttttgttgagtttattccttagaataatttttattcgtctctgaaagaagcagatagttttattctaaggaataagctatatctgcttgttgaaaaattgattttttctctatccttaggaataagtactaaatgactgtttaactgactattaatagaatttttagtaagttactatttaagttaagaaatggtctttttgacttagcaacttacttatatttttcttagagccaatttttcaatcttctaataaacagtcagttaactgttcgacgaataaagttattaggctcataaacaatcagataaaaacattgaatttttaaatcaagaataatttattctacagagtaacaaaaaaaaattgtcaaattcaaaaatatttaaaattaaacgtcatttttatacatgattgtttttgttttcttgttttccactgtattttttttcaaaattctttcaaaacagctttgacaactgacacaatatttttattgagattattccttagaataattttattcatctctgaaagaagcagatagatttattcttaggaataagctatatctgcctgttgaaaaattgattttttctctatccttaggaataagtactaactgactgtttaactgactattgaaaaattggcccttaatcgtttaaaattttgcacgtcttacaataaggtacctactgtaataaataataaaatttaaataaattattaaaataaatttttgttggtcaGAGAATTCACTAACCAGTACCTCATacgcacatttttgagttttgattatattggaacagaacacaaaaaagaattgagcagataatagaccaaaataaaaacgcctcgcttttaatgaactcgattcgttttttgaataaggaatgaattaagagtagcatacaaaaagtgagatttttaaaggcttcaaaagagtacaatcccggacaattgatagaaactatcccggacgtcccccacacagccaaaaaagagtacatgtccgggaaaacccggacgcatggcaaccctagtcatatctcaggcataaATGaagcgatttgaaaaattcaaagacttaattgtcttgctagacatcagttataatatttactaattttgtttaaaacgacacttaccgattttgagatagttccttttgtttataaaatttcaagaatttgcaaaaactaacattgcagctagatttttcatccccaaaaacatataaaaacactcccatattgcgttgatcctaaaatctataatcaaagcgggtataaaatttaagctgagtaggggtatagttttttcaaattaactcgaaaaatatgggtcatatagaaaaatttattaagataaaagttatagaaaataaaattttctacaagttttacataaataatttttgtcaaaagttaaaaatggttgagttattcactaaaacgtgttttaacTTTAAACCAAGATGGtggcttaagcacaaggtcgattttcccgaaaaactggttttaagctctcagtgatcccctctaccgtcatatgaaaaaaattgcacgatctattttttccatttgaaatgtttaattcgactGGGCTACTTGTATTAAGTtgaatctttttgaaataaaattagagtacgttttaataattttctttttatgaatatgcatacaaaatattttaattcctagtcaaaaatgaaaaataacctGAAAATGATGTGTTGTCTGCACTCTTCTGAAAACCTTAGTCATTTAGTTGTGTTCGCCGTCAAACGCCAATAGGTTTTATATGTCATTTTGTTCTGCGTTTTGTCtagttttagaatatgaaaagtattttttgctaCTTTTTGCTACCCtgttagaatttttaatttaatgcccGTTTTGTAgcaaaaattgagtttttcacTCTCATCTAAATTGGCATTTAACTCTATCAaaaattatacactttggctaaaaaacaagtggttttagcgttttttagcatttaagTAGGgctgccgagtacttgtctgaatttgcgaggtggcacccgacatttttttgatagaaagaagtattatctaaaatatggtgtatagtttagctttctagtgcataaaaagttatactgttttgttcaaagaagatttttgtcagtgttgttttttatttgaatttaagttgTTTATATtatgtaattatttttgttctactacagtagtccctcgatagtgtgaactaattaaaacaaggcgttttcggattttagagggATTCACACAGTACTGTGAActcttcataatttcataattttgataaagtgctcaaatctttaaaattgtcatttttttcgtttttttttacttttttggcttgtaacttttttaatattcagaatatcgaaaaagtgttcttaacataaaagacgcaaaatataattgcctacgtttcttgcatacataacttttatgtaggataaatagaaatcgagatattcaacaaaaactaaaatccaagatggcggccaaaaggtgaatttcgatagtgcgaaaaatcagggtaatgatattcagacaatgctctatcgaatgagcaaaaaaaatttgggggtggtacaaactgctgggtcgcccatatatgaacatcataaatgcactggactgcAATGAATAtcacagaaaatatttattttaagctcagtttaagcatttattgaattcataaaaaaattattaaaatacaaGTAATAAGGAGTACACtccatttcaaaaactataaaaaaaatcataagaatctttaaaatcaattcttcataaaacaaaacgtaaaaaaaacttcataaaaagaTGTAAAATGCTAGCACAAAAATCTCCAGCCTGCAGCTGCATTCAATATATCTTAAGATATGTCTAGACAAATAACAGTTATGCATTTTTCAGACCTATACAAAAATTGTGTGCACGAACGAGAAAAACATGCAAGCTTTTGCAAAGGAAATTCACATTACAGAgtctaaacatttttgaaattcacATTATACTGCATTTTGACTATCGTTtggcatttcaaaaatatttttatccggccaaacaacaaagatatgaatgtattagttatgtgacaatttttcctttaaaatagggttgccacatggaagttcccattttagaagtggcaaccctatttttatattttcagtaccaaattatctttcatttgacttCAATTTTAACCTCGAACCTTATGaactaagtaactcgacgggcGCCGCTTGGACTATAACATTTGTATCAATAAGatttgttccaaatttcaagtgTCTAGCTCTTTTGGTTGATTTAGTACCACCTTTTTGTCATTTTGCCCCATTGTGCGTTGCACACGACCAGAGTTTAGCAATGAAACTCGTTCGATGTGGACTCAACCGTTGCAAGttcaaatcaaaaccaaaccaaactaCGGCCTACTGGTAGGTATCTAGTTTCTAGTTGTTATTTGTTAAAATATCAGCACAAAGATTGCAGCAAGTGGAGGCGGCTTAAGGTTTCTTAGATTTAAgattaaaacagaaataataatttaataatacaTAGTTTTTATTTGGTTCTAGTTCatgtttgttttcaatttctataaattttgtttataaggCCTTAGCTGTACTtataatccaattttttaaggCTACAACATTAGTATAAACACCTGGGAAACCTCCGGCAGCACACACTGATGATCCCCATGACACAACTCCCAACAATGAATTACTTTTAATATCAATCATTGGACCCCCCGAATCCCCTCTGCAAGATCCTTTTGGGTCGGCACCAGCACAAATCATTGTGGGAGTTATATCTTCTTTCTTGTAGAAATTTGGAGGCTGTCCGCAAGCCGCCCTTGAAATGAAATCAAGCTGAACGCCTTGTAGTTTAGTTGAGGATTTTGTATCTGAAGCTTTAAGCACACCCCATCCAACGACATAAACTTGTGTTCCATTTTCTGGAGTTTTATTTGCCAAGGTAATTGGTTCTATGGTGCTGCTGAAGTTGACAGGGTTCTTTAATGTAAACATTGCTAGGTCGTAGCTGCCATCTCCGGTAAGGTTAAAGTACTGATGTTTAACGATCGACTTAATAGGCATTCTTACGCCTCCTTCGCTTAATGAGGATGTACCAAGAAGCGCTGTCAAAACACTTAAATCGCGAGCTTTAAACGTTTCCACACAATGTGCAGCTGTAATTACCTTGTCGTTATCGTAAAGAGAACCACCACAAATGTGCTGTCTATTATACTGCAATGACACTTGGAATGGAAACTCTACGATTTGCACATTTTTTCCTCCAATAATGCGATCACCTTCATCACCCTTTACGGCAATAAAAAGACCTAATAATATTATCGTTGCAACTGTTTTATAAGACATTTTATCGAGCTTTGGTTCATggattgaaaatttttggcTTTTATAGTTCTAATTTTGAGTGTTTCCCCCTCACATATTTGTATAAGGTATttgatttgcataaaaaaaggagaaatttaaaaataaaaattatcgttTCTTGTTTTGTTAAGTGTAAAATGTTTACCGATCTGAGTAATAGGCTGATCAAACAAATGACGtaggaattcatttttttctaaattttttattgagatGTAAAGatacaatattttgtttgtaaaaaattaagaactcgaTCAAGATGATTAattatagccgtgttttataAATTACCTACTACTCagataacttttatttattttaagtaatagTTTGGTGTTGAAAGATTAAAAACTTATAggtttagcaaaaaaaaaaaatgtttattcataACAAACACTGTTGTTCATCTAAAgcaatcttttgttgttgttaccGCTTGAAATTATACTAACCTTAGTACTCAGTTCCCAATAAATCACGGCTTATGATGTAGTAGGATCTTCGAAAGCTGTGATTTACGGTAAATAAGTAAACACTGCCAACTGTGTGTTTTCACACTCTACAACGgtgtttttcaaactttttgagtTCGCGACTCCCTTGAgaggaaaaatttttacacattATTAAATCTCAGACCCTAttacaacttttgaccactattacatttgaaaattagagtactttttttttccatacaaaagtgccctactaacaattttgcttctataatgctttacagaagcaacaattgcatctataaagctttatagaactaTAATAGTTTGTCGGGTGACACACCCTAATACACAACAATGTACCCCATAAATCGGTAAATTGCAGTATCAACTGGAGACATTTTTATTTGCTGAATTCTTAAATTCTAATGTCTAATGACAATTgaggaggtttttttttcaaaactcaacaaacgcCAAAAATTAGACATTGGTATCCACATTTTTGACATGACCAGGTGCACAatatataaatatgtacacatggaataagaaagttaaagtttttattgagaacaaaaatttaacatcaattgt encodes:
- the LOC129919186 gene encoding trypsin delta-like; this translates as MSYKTVATIILLGLFIAVKGDEGDRIIGGKNVQIVEFPFQVSLQYNRQHICGGSLYDNDKVITAAHCVETFKARDLSVLTALLGTSSLSEGGVRMPIKSIVKHQYFNLTGDGSYDLAMFTLKNPVNFSSTIEPITLANKTPENGTQVYVVGWGVLKASDTKSSTKLQGVQLDFISRAACGQPPNFYKKEDITPTMICAGADPKGSCRGDSGGPMIDIKSNSLLGVVSWGSSVCAAGGFPGVYTNVVALKNWIISTAKAL